The Drosophila nasuta strain 15112-1781.00 chromosome 2R, ASM2355853v1, whole genome shotgun sequence genome segment AATGGCCACAGAAAGCGAAACCGGTTTGTCTTGTTTGCTGTTCTCCGGCCAATAGAAGTGCGAATAATTAAACAGCTGACAAAAACCAGCAGCCAAAACATCATCGAAAACATGCGTGTgctcatacatacatactttcATGATTGTTTGCCATAGACATAACTTTAGGTGTTGTACGCTCGTAGAGGAAGAagttaattattcaattaattagcAGAAAAAGTCGATATCTACATCATTCTTTATTTAGCTATCAGGTcttgagaaaacaaaaaaaaagttattgaTGAAATATAACAACTGATTTTATATATcttgcattttgcattcattttaatacatttggttgtgttttttccttttttgtttgttgtatttgcgTGTAGAAAAGTGAACATAAAATCAACGTCCTTTCATACGCTGCTCTCTCTATAAGTGTATGTGAGTGTCGTGTCtgtgttttatatatatatatagtatatctacATAGCTACATACATGGTTTTGTTTAcatcatatttaattaaacataataaatacatatctaagcatataaatatatatacgtgtgtatattaatacaaatatatttatatatttatagatatttaaCAGATAATACATCCACTTGTTACGTCCACACTAAACATTGGGCCTCCCGTCCGCCGAATGATCCGGCAGACTCAACAGTAGTACAAGtgatacaaaaatacataatgaATAAACCCAATCACAGTACAAAACTCAAGTGATGCCAATAACTCCTCTTGCAATCTTCTCTCTTGTCGTATTACAAAATGTgaattcgtttcgtttcatttgctgtttttttaGATAGAAATTTCGCTAGATTTTCACGAGCCAATAGTCACGTTCCTTAATTCGATTTAGCCGAGTACGGACTGGTTGAGCCAACCGAAGGCGGTGTAGGCGTGGCACCACTGCGTATGCCATCCCCTTCACAAACGTATTTGCCTAAAGAGACGAGAGatgcataattaatttactCCATTTCATTATCGTCGTTGAATTCACTTACCTGACACAAAACGCCGCTTGACCAAGGACAAACGATAGCCACTTCCTTGCAGCTCGAATTCGATGCCTGAAAGTGTGGTGCCCTCGCAATTGAACTGTGTGGCCAGCATGGCCGGTGTGGAGGGACCATCGTTGAGCTCCAGCCGTGCACGCAGCGTGCCAACGCCGCCATCCTGTGAATTCTGCGAAATATCCGTGAAGTTCCACACCAAACGATTCGATTCGCCCAACCTAGAAAGGTAATTGAAAAGGCTAAGTATGGAAAGTAAGAGTTATAGTTACGAGCTACTTACCAGGACGAATGCGGCTTTGATTGCACATTGCGCACGGAGCCATTAACCGGCACAGAGAGTGTTACATTCAGCAGTGGAGAGGCGCTGGCCATGGCATGATTATTGTACTTGTAGTCAACTTTAAGCGCCGTGTAGCTGGGCTCGCACTTCCAATAGCTGACCAGCTGGAACGGACACGAGCTGGCGCCCGGTTTGGTGCGCACCTGATACTTGAGTATGTCGACGTTAAAGTACGAGGCATTCGGATTGTTCTCCGCCTGACGACGCAACAAAGCCGTCAACGCTGGCATATTAAACTCCAGCAGCGTGCTCATCGCGCTCGACTGTTGGCGATCGCTGTGttaattatagaaattaataaaagttgACAATCATAGATCAAACATTACTCTACTTACATCTGAACCAACTTGCCGTTGGGCACCAGGTTATCCAGATTTTGTACTTGCTTAATGCGAAAGCCCAGCTTGGCTGGATTTGGATTATTGGCTAGCAGACCGGCAATGCCGGCTGGGAATGATAGCATCATATCACCGGACACCTTCACCTGGCAACGCGACTCATCGCTGCCTCTGAAATAGGCGTGGATTATCTCATGGAATGCAACCGCCAGCGGTATTGTGTCCGATATGCCAATCGTCAGCGGCGACGGACCACGCGACGATCCCATGCCCCCAATGGCAGTTCGGAACTCCAGACTGCCAATGCTGTCCGCTCGATTCATTGCTGGTGCTGGACTCATCCGACCGCGTCCCACTGTCGCACtgccagctgcagcagttgccgCTGTGCCAATGGCAATCATATCCGAGCGACGTGAGGGGGGACGCGGTATAACAATGCTGCTGCCACCGGCTGATGTGGGCGTGGGTATCTGACGACCTGGCGGCTTGCTCAGCGTAGCCGATGGCGGCGCCGAGGCACTCATTTCACCCAGCTCCGAGAATATGTCGCCCAGATCCGCGTAGCGATTGTGACTCGCattgttggcattgttgttggaGAGCGTCGGACTCTGCAGCGGTGCATACGGATGCACGCTGGCGGTAGGCGTTGAAGCATTGGAAATCTCTGGCGATTGTTGGCGCGAGACTACTGCTCCACGTGTGCCACCTTGCAACTGTTGGCTGTGATGCTGTGGGGgttaaaatatagaaatagtTGAATAAATTAAGCGTATTAATTGTAGTTACATTTAAAAGGCCAACAAGGGGGCGTGGAAACGTTCTAAAACGGAATTCAACTGCGTTGGAGACACATAAATGGCGTCACCAAATTTGGTAGCTTTAACGCTCATAGTTTTTAACAAATGAGTATTTAaacaaacggacagacagccagacaaaTTGTTTACTAACCGCAAATACGCCAGTGGGCGACAGCGAGATGTTCTCCACCGTTGCTCTTAGCTCATCCACGCTGGCCGAAATGGGCGCTTGTCCATTGTTCAGTGGCTTTATCTTAACATGAATGCGTCGCTTGTCGTTGTCTGAATCCGTATCCGAGTCCGAGTAAAAGCTTCCAGCTGCTGAATTACGTGAGCTTTGAGTATACAGCATAGCATTTGAAATATGATTTTGTCTTACACTTATCGTGACCCTCCTCCCAAGCAATTTCCTTGGCTGGCTGTATGCTGAATCCTTCCTCATCCACCTCATAACCACCACCGCTGGCATTGGCCGCATTTGCTGTGCCAGTTGTTGACGAGCTCGCTGCCCCAGCTCCTGAGGTGTTGCTGGTATTGGCCAAACCATTGCCAGTGGCGCCCGTTCCAATTGCACCGCCTCCACTGCCTCCCATGCTGCTGACACCCGCCGAATCGACGCTGCCTTGAGCCGAGGTGGCAGACAAGGCAGCCAAGCCGCCTCCAGCACTGCTGCCACTTGAGTTTTGAGTCTTCATACTGCGTCCATGATCATCATAGTCCAAGAGTGTGTTATTGGCTCGCTCCGCGCTGCAGCAAAGAATGAGTTACTATGCCGTTTAATAGTTAATATTAGATAACTCACCTGGTTAGACGCTCCTCCTGCTTATTGTCAGCGGCCTCGTtgtctttcttcttctttgactttttggtttttgcctTGTCGCGTCTACTACGCAAAATGCCCGAAACTGCAGCGAGATTATCcataaaacaaagaaaagttAGAATTTGAATCTCTACTAAACTGTTGAACAAACATTAAGTACATAAACATTAAACTAACGCTGCActtaaaaacaacacaaattgAATGTGCAGTATCTAATTTGAAAGAGGAATTTAAGAATGTTATGTGAATATGCTACACTAATCGGGATCATAAAGTATAGAATTGCATAACGATCAAGAGAGATTCTGATGACAAAGTTTAGTGCGAAATTTAAGATATGCCTGAAAAGGGAGGGACTTTTTCAATGAACTCAAACACCGCCATAAGTTATAACGAATGATTAGATGAAGATGTTACAAAATTGTGAGTGAATGCTCAATGCTTGCGGGAACTTGTACTTAAACTAAATACACATGCAAGAGGTGTGAAAATTAATATGTACATTCATGTCTGTAGAATCTGAGGGAGGGGGAATTGATTTGGGAGGTATTCACTTTACGTTCATGTTGGTATTTACATTTACCCTGAGAGTTCGAtgtgaatatatttaaaagtgaCGTTGTACGTCTGgacgttgttgctgttgttgttgttgttgtcgtggccCCATTGTTGCCCACTGCagtctgttgttgctgttgctgatgattGAGATGATCTTGCTCGTTTAATGATTTCGATAATTGCTGCTCGCTTGTCGTTGCATTCATTTGCTTTCGACCATCTACATTTGCAGTTGGTGTTAAGACCTCATGCGGctcgtgttgctgttgttgttgttgctgatctAAAGTTGTGATTTCAATTAGTTTTGATCGGTGGTGCATAGAtgattgaatttaaatttgaatgaattgcatgatgatcatgatgatgTCGTGACACAAAAAGCAAGCGTGTTGAGTTGTGTAATTCAGTGTAGTGGTTGTTGTGTAGTTTAGCGGTTGTTGTGTAGTTTAGTGTTTGAGTTTGTTAATATTGTTAGTATTGTTAACAAgagtgtgttttgtgtgcgtAAAAAAAGCGTGGGGTAGATTAACCTGGGACATTGGCTGAGTGTTTGAGTGTACATTTCGAAAAGTATAACATAagacataaataataataacaaaaatttaacataaattaaaaacaataacttATTGAAAACTATAAACTAAGGACGTAATTATTTagcatttatatttacaacACCAAGCATTAGGTGATAAATGGCACCAACTTCAATAGTCTATAAGATGGAAATGCCAGACAATCATGTTTATGCACTTGAATGATCGGTTGTAAGACAGTTGTACATaaacaatacacaaaatacaaaaagagacagacagacagaaaaagGCAGAGAAACTTCAACCcttaataagaaaattaaagaaagaaaagaaaaaaataatagaatgaACCTTGATTATCCTGATGCTCAGAGTTAGGGGAATTTTTGTTGGTGACATTGGTGGTGAAATTAATCGTGCCAGTTGTTGTGTTGTTCGTGTTCGAATTGacacttgttgctgttgttgtgatgATATTcgtgttgttgtaattgttgttgttggcactgttgctgttgccaggCATACCGAAATTCGCAGTGCTGGTactttgctgttgcagctgctgtttgttggctgttggcatAAACCACGAGCGCAGACTCTTCACCGTTGACGTTGTGCCACTGGCTGCGGCCGGTTGTGCACCTAGTGTTTCGGGTGAAGTGGGTCGAGGCGATGACAGCGCACCGCCACTGCCCAGCATCGCATCATCCGCATACGGAATACTACCGCTGGCCGCGCTGCCGCTGCCCAGCGATATGCCAGCCAAAGCATCGCCCCCAGCAccgctgccaccgccgcctcGTTGATCCATTGACACCAAACTGCCCgaggcagctgcagcggcgCCACCAGCACGTAATGCAGCTTGAATGCTAGTTGCCGAGTTCGAATTGGATGCGGCAGCAGACGCCTGCTGTGGCTGCAATCGCGATCCGCCCGACAGTGTGACAAATTCCAATTCGAGCATTTCTGTAAATAGCATTTGAGTGTTATGGCATCAATTGACATTTGACCCGTCAATTAATCAACATACCAGGCTTCTCGAGACCCGTGTATTTGTTCAACACGAACTGCTCCAGCAGCTTGTCCACAGACATGTCCACAAACTGTCGCTTAAAATCGGAATGCACTTGGCCGACCATGTCGTGATTGTTCTGCAGCATCTCCAAGTACGTAGACAGAAACTCCTTCATCTGCCGCAAGTGCACCTCCTCGATCTCTTGAAAGCGCTGTTCAAAATTGAGTTGGTTATAATTAATACTTTTCAAATGCAgattgcatattaaatttacCTTGCATGTTTGTGTCATGCGACGCTCGAATTCGTTTTTAATCGGATTATGCTTGTCGAGCAGCGCTTTGTACTCCTCTTGCAGTTTCTTCAGCTTGCTTTCCAGCTTCTCGGCATCCTTGTGCGAGCCGTTATCCTTGCGCAACTTCTCCAATTCCTGCACCTTGCTGGCATACAAATCGCGCAGCTTTTGCACCGCCACCGTCGATGTTTGTATCGCTTGCACGCACTCGAGCGTCTGCGACTCCTCGTCTTTGACGCACTTGTGCTTCTTATGCAGCTCATCGGCATACTTGGCCACATCCTTGACCAGCTCTGTGAGCTTTTGCACCATCTGCATGTGCAGCGTGGACAACTTCTCGGCCGAGGTGCGCAGTATAGTCCAAACTGGAGCAAAGGTGCTGTTCAATGTGCCTGTGCTGGCTTTGTGCGCCAGCTTCGACATCATCTTTGAATTTTGCTCCTCAATGTTGGATTTCTCACGCAAGAATTCGGACAGCTCCTTGCTGGCCACCAGTCCGAATTTCATATTGTGATAGAGCACATCGAATCCATTGTTCTTCTCCCCCTATAatgtataaatcaaattagtcATTTACTTAGATTAACTTTAGGTCATTTGGTGCTTACCCAAAAATAATCGTTAAAATCCACCGTCATTTTGAATGCTTTCTTTTAAATGCTTCGATTAGAAAATATGTCGCAGGCTTTGCCTTTGATGTGGTTGATTGGATTTTCGTCTTCTGCTTAGTTAATTAATTGACTTGGATTCCCAATCCATATGCCCCCTAGTGGTGCAATGTCGAGCACAGTGGCActttggctggctggcaggcagagctcatcatcatcattgtcagTGTCGCCCTCGGCGTGCTTAGGAAGCATTGGTTGCAGGTGCTCCTCCCTTGTGACTGCAGAGAAATAAGAGTTTGAAATTATCAATTAGTATTGTAAGCATTAGATTAATTAGAAATTCGATAGCTCTATATAAAGATGCTCTTGTTCTTAATATTTCGTAGCAACTGAACAACTTTTCAACCCACAACCTAGAGGCTAGATAAAATTAAGTCACTCAAAAAGAAGGCGTAGTCAATGCTTCCATTCAGGAAAGACTCGGttacttttattaatatattaagtaCTTATGGTAATACATGATTGGTTTGAATAGCGCACAGATTATGAGTTGTGGCATATAATATCTAAGCTTAAGAGCATTCAAACTCCGCTCTGTAACTTGGCAGTTTCCTGGTCAATGCGTTCCTCCAGCGCGCGTGTTAAAATGGTGCAGCAGTCCTTGATGGCATGATAGATGATATTCTTAATTTGTAGCTTATCCTCATGATTGGTGTGCGAGTGCGAGAGTCGTCTGAACTCGTGTGTGAGATGATAGCAATGCGTAATATTCTCTGGCGACACAAAATCCTCGGCAACTTTGATGCAATTATGGAGATTCTGCACCTGATGCGGAGCACCAGCTGGTATAAAAACAGCGTCGCCCAGACACTGGACAATGGGATAACCCTCCACGCCGTACTCCTTGAACAAACGAGCACGCAACTTATCATCCAGATACCAATTCTGATCATGTATGGGATCATGATCCGGTTCGAGGCGAAAGCCTTTCTCCAAGGTGACGCGATTCAGCAGATCACGTATTTTGTCCGCATCGCGTGCCGGAAAAAT includes the following:
- the LOC132787313 gene encoding F-BAR domain only protein 2 isoform X4; the protein is MTVDFNDYFWGEKNNGFDVLYHNMKFGLVASKELSEFLREKSNIEEQNSKMMSKLAHKASTGTLNSTFAPVWTILRTSAEKLSTLHMQMVQKLTELVKDVAKYADELHKKHKCVKDEESQTLECVQAIQTSTVAVQKLRDLYASKVQELEKLRKDNGSHKDAEKLESKLKKLQEEYKALLDKHNPIKNEFERRMTQTCKRFQEIEEVHLRQMKEFLSTYLEMLQNNHDMVGQVHSDFKRQFVDMSVDKLLEQFVLNKYTGLEKPEMLELEFVTLSGGSRLQPQQASAAASNSNSATSIQAALRAGGAAAAASGSLVSMDQRGGGGSGAGGDALAGISLGSGSAASGSIPYADDAMLGSGGALSSPRPTSPETLGAQPAAASGTTSTVKSLRSWFMPTANKQQLQQQSTSTANFGMPGNSNSANNNNYNNTNIITTTATSVNSNTNNTTTGTINFTTNVTNKNSPNSEHQDNQDQQQQQQQHEPHEVLTPTANVDGRKQMNATTSEQQLSKSLNEQDHLNHQQQQQQTAVGNNGATTTTTTTATTSRRTTSLLNIFTSNSQVSGILRSRRDKAKTKKSKKKKDNEAADNKQEERLTSAERANNTLLDYDDHGRSMKTQNSSGSSAGGGLAALSATSAQGSVDSAGVSSMGGSGGGAIGTGATGNGLANTSNTSGAGAASSSTTGTANAANASGGGYEVDEEGFSIQPAKEIAWEEGHDKSGSFYSDSDTDSDNDKRRIHVKIKPLNNGQAPISASVDELRATVENISLSPTGVFAHHSQQLQGGTRGAVVSRQQSPEISNASTPTASVHPYAPLQSPTLSNNNANNASHNRYADLGDIFSELGEMSASAPPSATLSKPPGRQIPTPTSAGGSSIVIPRPPSRRSDMIAIGTAATAAAGSATVGRGRMSPAPAMNRADSIGSLEFRTAIGGMGSSRGPSPLTIGISDTIPLAVAFHEIIHAYFRGSDESRCQVKVSGDMMLSFPAGIAGLLANNPNPAKLGFRIKQVQNLDNLVPNGKLVQIDRQQSSAMSTLLEFNMPALTALLRRQAENNPNASYFNVDILKYQVRTKPGASSCPFQLVSYWKCEPSYTALKVDYKYNNHAMASASPLLNVTLSVPVNGSVRNVQSKPHSSWLGESNRLVWNFTDISQNSQDGGVGTLRARLELNDGPSTPAMLATQFNCEGTTLSGIEFELQGSGYRLSLVKRRFVSGKYVCEGDGIRSGATPTPPSVGSTSPYSAKSN
- the LOC132787313 gene encoding F-BAR domain only protein 2 isoform X5, which encodes MTVDFNDYFWGEKNNGFDVLYHNMKFGLVASKELSEFLREKSNIEEQNSKMMSKLAHKASTGTLNSTFAPVWTILRTSAEKLSTLHMQMVQKLTELVKDVAKYADELHKKHKCVKDEESQTLECVQAIQTSTVAVQKLRDLYASKVQELEKLRKDNGSHKDAEKLESKLKKLQEEYKALLDKHNPIKNEFERRMTQTCKRFQEIEEVHLRQMKEFLSTYLEMLQNNHDMVGQVHSDFKRQFVDMSVDKLLEQFVLNKYTGLEKPEMLELEFVTLSGGSRLQPQQASAAASNSNSATSIQAALRAGGAAAAASGSLVSMDQRGGGGSGAGGDALAGISLGSGSAASGSIPYADDAMLGSGGALSSPRPTSPETLGAQPAAASGTTSTVKSLRSWFMPTANKQQLQQQSTSTANFDQQQQQQQHEPHEVLTPTANVDGRKQMNATTSEQQLSKSLNEQDHLNHQQQQQQTAVGNNGATTTTTTTATTSRRTTSLLNIFTSNSQVSGILRSRRDKAKTKKSKKKKDNEAADNKQEERLTSAERANNTLLDYDDHGRSMKTQNSSGSSAGGGLAALSATSAQGSVDSAGVSSMGGSGGGAIGTGATGNGLANTSNTSGAGAASSSTTGTANAANASGGGYEVDEEGFSIQPAKEIAWEEGHDKSGSFYSDSDTDSDNDKRRIHVKIKPLNNGQAPISASVDELRATVENISLSPTGVFAHHSQQLQGGTRGAVVSRQQSPEISNASTPTASVHPYAPLQSPTLSNNNANNASHNRYADLGDIFSELGEMSASAPPSATLSKPPGRQIPTPTSAGGSSIVIPRPPSRRSDMIAIGTAATAAAGSATVGRGRMSPAPAMNRADSIGSLEFRTAIGGMGSSRGPSPLTIGISDTIPLAVAFHEIIHAYFRGSDESRCQVKVSGDMMLSFPAGIAGLLANNPNPAKLGFRIKQVQNLDNLVPNGKLVQIDRQQSSAMSTLLEFNMPALTALLRRQAENNPNASYFNVDILKYQVRTKPGASSCPFQLVSYWKCEPSYTALKVDYKYNNHAMASASPLLNVTLSVPVNGSVRNVQSKPHSSWLGESNRLVWNFTDISQNSQDGGVGTLRARLELNDGPSTPAMLATQFNCEGTTLSGIEFELQGSGYRLSLVKRRFVSGKYVCEGDGIRSGATPTPPSVGSTSPYSAKSN
- the LOC132787313 gene encoding F-BAR domain only protein 2 isoform X2; protein product: MTVDFNDYFWGEKNNGFDVLYHNMKFGLVASKELSEFLREKSNIEEQNSKMMSKLAHKASTGTLNSTFAPVWTILRTSAEKLSTLHMQMVQKLTELVKDVAKYADELHKKHKCVKDEESQTLECVQAIQTSTVAVQKLRDLYASKVQELEKLRKDNGSHKDAEKLESKLKKLQEEYKALLDKHNPIKNEFERRMTQTCKRFQEIEEVHLRQMKEFLSTYLEMLQNNHDMVGQVHSDFKRQFVDMSVDKLLEQFVLNKYTGLEKPEMLELEFVTLSGGSRLQPQQASAAASNSNSATSIQAALRAGGAAAAASGSLVSMDQRGGGGSGAGGDALAGISLGSGSAASGSIPYADDAMLGSGGALSSPRPTSPETLGAQPAAASGTTSTVKSLRSWFMPTANKQQLQQQSTSTANFDQQQQQQQHEPHEVLTPTANVDGRKQMNATTSEQQLSKSLNEQDHLNHQQQQQQTAVGNNGATTTTTTTATTSRRTTSLLNIFTSNSQVSGILRSRRDKAKTKKSKKKKDNEAADNKQEERLTSAERANNTLLDYDDHGRSMKTQNSSGSSAGGGLAALSATSAQGSVDSAGVSSMGGSGGGAIGTGATGNGLANTSNTSGAGAASSSTTGTANAANASGGGYEVDEEGFSIQPAKEIAWEEGHDKSAGSFYSDSDTDSDNDKRRIHVKIKPLNNGQAPISASVDELRATVENISLSPTGVFAHHSQQLQGGTRGAVVSRQQSPEISNASTPTASVHPYAPLQSPTLSNNNANNASHNRYADLGDIFSELGEMSASAPPSATLSKPPGRQIPTPTSAGGSSIVIPRPPSRRSDMIAIGTAATAAAGSATVGRGRMSPAPAMNRADSIGSLEFRTAIGGMGSSRGPSPLTIGISDTIPLAVAFHEIIHAYFRGSDESRCQVKVSGDMMLSFPAGIAGLLANNPNPAKLGFRIKQVQNLDNLVPNGKLVQIDRQQSSAMSTLLEFNMPALTALLRRQAENNPNASYFNVDILKYQVRTKPGASSCPFQLVSYWKCEPSYTALKVDYKYNNHAMASASPLLNVTLSVPVNGSVRNVQSKPHSSWLGESNRLVWNFTDISQNSQDGGVGTLRARLELNDGPSTPAMLATQFNCEGTTLSGIEFELQGSGYRLSLVKRRFVSGKYVCEGDGIRSGATPTPPSVGSTSPYSAKSN
- the LOC132787313 gene encoding F-BAR domain only protein 2 isoform X3 — its product is MTVDFNDYFWGEKNNGFDVLYHNMKFGLVASKELSEFLREKSNIEEQNSKMMSKLAHKASTGTLNSTFAPVWTILRTSAEKLSTLHMQMVQKLTELVKDVAKYADELHKKHKCVKDEESQTLECVQAIQTSTVAVQKLRDLYASKVQELEKLRKDNGSHKDAEKLESKLKKLQEEYKALLDKHNPIKNEFERRMTQTCKRFQEIEEVHLRQMKEFLSTYLEMLQNNHDMVGQVHSDFKRQFVDMSVDKLLEQFVLNKYTGLEKPEMLELEFVTLSGGSRLQPQQASAAASNSNSATSIQAALRAGGAAAAASGSLVSMDQRGGGGSGAGGDALAGISLGSGSAASGSIPYADDAMLGSGGALSSPRPTSPETLGAQPAAASGTTSTVKSLRSWFMPTANKQQLQQQSTSTANFGMPGNSNSANNNNYNNTNIITTTATSVNSNTNNTTTGTINFTTNVTNKNSPNSEHQDNQVSGILRSRRDKAKTKKSKKKKDNEAADNKQEERLTSAERANNTLLDYDDHGRSMKTQNSSGSSAGGGLAALSATSAQGSVDSAGVSSMGGSGGGAIGTGATGNGLANTSNTSGAGAASSSTTGTANAANASGGGYEVDEEGFSIQPAKEIAWEEGHDKSAGSFYSDSDTDSDNDKRRIHVKIKPLNNGQAPISASVDELRATVENISLSPTGVFAHHSQQLQGGTRGAVVSRQQSPEISNASTPTASVHPYAPLQSPTLSNNNANNASHNRYADLGDIFSELGEMSASAPPSATLSKPPGRQIPTPTSAGGSSIVIPRPPSRRSDMIAIGTAATAAAGSATVGRGRMSPAPAMNRADSIGSLEFRTAIGGMGSSRGPSPLTIGISDTIPLAVAFHEIIHAYFRGSDESRCQVKVSGDMMLSFPAGIAGLLANNPNPAKLGFRIKQVQNLDNLVPNGKLVQIDRQQSSAMSTLLEFNMPALTALLRRQAENNPNASYFNVDILKYQVRTKPGASSCPFQLVSYWKCEPSYTALKVDYKYNNHAMASASPLLNVTLSVPVNGSVRNVQSKPHSSWLGESNRLVWNFTDISQNSQDGGVGTLRARLELNDGPSTPAMLATQFNCEGTTLSGIEFELQGSGYRLSLVKRRFVSGKYVCEGDGIRSGATPTPPSVGSTSPYSAKSN
- the LOC132787313 gene encoding F-BAR domain only protein 2 isoform X1, which gives rise to MTVDFNDYFWGEKNNGFDVLYHNMKFGLVASKELSEFLREKSNIEEQNSKMMSKLAHKASTGTLNSTFAPVWTILRTSAEKLSTLHMQMVQKLTELVKDVAKYADELHKKHKCVKDEESQTLECVQAIQTSTVAVQKLRDLYASKVQELEKLRKDNGSHKDAEKLESKLKKLQEEYKALLDKHNPIKNEFERRMTQTCKRFQEIEEVHLRQMKEFLSTYLEMLQNNHDMVGQVHSDFKRQFVDMSVDKLLEQFVLNKYTGLEKPEMLELEFVTLSGGSRLQPQQASAAASNSNSATSIQAALRAGGAAAAASGSLVSMDQRGGGGSGAGGDALAGISLGSGSAASGSIPYADDAMLGSGGALSSPRPTSPETLGAQPAAASGTTSTVKSLRSWFMPTANKQQLQQQSTSTANFGMPGNSNSANNNNYNNTNIITTTATSVNSNTNNTTTGTINFTTNVTNKNSPNSEHQDNQDQQQQQQQHEPHEVLTPTANVDGRKQMNATTSEQQLSKSLNEQDHLNHQQQQQQTAVGNNGATTTTTTTATTSRRTTSLLNIFTSNSQVSGILRSRRDKAKTKKSKKKKDNEAADNKQEERLTSAERANNTLLDYDDHGRSMKTQNSSGSSAGGGLAALSATSAQGSVDSAGVSSMGGSGGGAIGTGATGNGLANTSNTSGAGAASSSTTGTANAANASGGGYEVDEEGFSIQPAKEIAWEEGHDKSAGSFYSDSDTDSDNDKRRIHVKIKPLNNGQAPISASVDELRATVENISLSPTGVFAHHSQQLQGGTRGAVVSRQQSPEISNASTPTASVHPYAPLQSPTLSNNNANNASHNRYADLGDIFSELGEMSASAPPSATLSKPPGRQIPTPTSAGGSSIVIPRPPSRRSDMIAIGTAATAAAGSATVGRGRMSPAPAMNRADSIGSLEFRTAIGGMGSSRGPSPLTIGISDTIPLAVAFHEIIHAYFRGSDESRCQVKVSGDMMLSFPAGIAGLLANNPNPAKLGFRIKQVQNLDNLVPNGKLVQIDRQQSSAMSTLLEFNMPALTALLRRQAENNPNASYFNVDILKYQVRTKPGASSCPFQLVSYWKCEPSYTALKVDYKYNNHAMASASPLLNVTLSVPVNGSVRNVQSKPHSSWLGESNRLVWNFTDISQNSQDGGVGTLRARLELNDGPSTPAMLATQFNCEGTTLSGIEFELQGSGYRLSLVKRRFVSGKYVCEGDGIRSGATPTPPSVGSTSPYSAKSN
- the LOC132787313 gene encoding F-BAR domain only protein 2 isoform X6 — translated: MTVDFNDYFWGEKNNGFDVLYHNMKFGLVASKELSEFLREKSNIEEQNSKMMSKLAHKASTGTLNSTFAPVWTILRTSAEKLSTLHMQMVQKLTELVKDVAKYADELHKKHKCVKDEESQTLECVQAIQTSTVAVQKLRDLYASKVQELEKLRKDNGSHKDAEKLESKLKKLQEEYKALLDKHNPIKNEFERRMTQTCKRFQEIEEVHLRQMKEFLSTYLEMLQNNHDMVGQVHSDFKRQFVDMSVDKLLEQFVLNKYTGLEKPEMLELEFVTLSGGSRLQPQQASAAASNSNSATSIQAALRAGGAAAAASGSLVSMDQRGGGGSGAGGDALAGISLGSGSAASGSIPYADDAMLGSGGALSSPRPTSPETLGAQPAAASGTTSTVKSLRSWFMPTANKQQLQQQSTSTANFGMPGNSNSANNNNYNNTNIITTTATSVNSNTNNTTTGTINFTTNVTNKNSPNSEHQDNQVSGILRSRRDKAKTKKSKKKKDNEAADNKQEERLTSAERANNTLLDYDDHGRSMKTQNSSGSSAGGGLAALSATSAQGSVDSAGVSSMGGSGGGAIGTGATGNGLANTSNTSGAGAASSSTTGTANAANASGGGYEVDEEGFSIQPAKEIAWEEGHDKSGSFYSDSDTDSDNDKRRIHVKIKPLNNGQAPISASVDELRATVENISLSPTGVFAHHSQQLQGGTRGAVVSRQQSPEISNASTPTASVHPYAPLQSPTLSNNNANNASHNRYADLGDIFSELGEMSASAPPSATLSKPPGRQIPTPTSAGGSSIVIPRPPSRRSDMIAIGTAATAAAGSATVGRGRMSPAPAMNRADSIGSLEFRTAIGGMGSSRGPSPLTIGISDTIPLAVAFHEIIHAYFRGSDESRCQVKVSGDMMLSFPAGIAGLLANNPNPAKLGFRIKQVQNLDNLVPNGKLVQIDRQQSSAMSTLLEFNMPALTALLRRQAENNPNASYFNVDILKYQVRTKPGASSCPFQLVSYWKCEPSYTALKVDYKYNNHAMASASPLLNVTLSVPVNGSVRNVQSKPHSSWLGESNRLVWNFTDISQNSQDGGVGTLRARLELNDGPSTPAMLATQFNCEGTTLSGIEFELQGSGYRLSLVKRRFVSGKYVCEGDGIRSGATPTPPSVGSTSPYSAKSN